The Opitutus sp. ER46 genome contains a region encoding:
- a CDS encoding NADH-quinone oxidoreductase subunit N — MNSFLAFLPELVVLLGAFVLFALTLGESAGTRARHVALATGLVALLASIGTLGQTAVLFSGAYRVDLFSQLLKLVLTAGFTAVAVINGRLPDVREKVRPEYYLFLTLSISGLLMLVSSLDAITIVIALELSSFPLYLMVAMRREREGQRMQMESAVKYIMFGVAANGIMFFGLSYLFGLTSTTHIPAMVARLAPVMGTPLAIAGLTLTFAGFLYKLAVFPFHFWTPDVYQGASNETTSLIASLPKIGAVAVLVRFVSLATPANHAIATILTCLAIGSMFYGNLIALAQKDLKRLLGFSAIAHAGYALVGFVSLSEAGYGAALYYISGYMLMVLACFLVISRVARDGANVGIDELAGLHRRSPLLALTLLVGLFGLAGIPPFVGFMGKLSLLTAAFAQGHVALVVIAMLNAAIAIYYYLNVVRKAVFGEKVEHADESPIVLDWQTRGLCVALIVCIVALGVVPTPVLEGFGRAVTDTIAPIATTIAGR; from the coding sequence ATGAATTCCTTCCTCGCCTTCCTCCCTGAGCTGGTCGTCCTGCTCGGCGCGTTCGTGCTGTTCGCGCTGACGCTCGGCGAATCAGCCGGCACACGTGCCCGCCACGTCGCGCTGGCCACCGGACTGGTCGCGCTGCTCGCCAGCATCGGCACGCTGGGCCAGACCGCGGTCCTGTTCAGCGGCGCGTACCGGGTCGACCTCTTCTCCCAGCTGCTCAAGCTCGTGCTCACCGCCGGCTTCACCGCCGTCGCCGTCATCAATGGCCGGCTGCCGGATGTCCGCGAGAAGGTCCGCCCCGAATATTACCTGTTCCTCACGCTCAGCATCTCGGGCCTCCTGATGCTGGTCAGCAGCCTCGACGCGATCACGATCGTCATCGCCCTCGAGCTCTCCTCCTTCCCGCTGTACCTGATGGTCGCCATGCGCCGCGAGCGCGAGGGCCAGCGCATGCAGATGGAGTCGGCCGTGAAGTACATCATGTTCGGCGTCGCCGCCAACGGCATCATGTTCTTCGGCCTGAGCTACCTGTTCGGCCTGACCAGCACGACGCACATCCCGGCCATGGTCGCCCGCCTCGCCCCGGTCATGGGCACGCCGCTCGCCATCGCCGGCCTGACGCTCACCTTCGCCGGCTTCCTCTACAAGCTGGCCGTCTTCCCCTTCCATTTCTGGACCCCCGACGTCTACCAGGGCGCCTCCAACGAGACGACGAGCCTGATCGCCTCCCTCCCGAAGATCGGCGCCGTTGCGGTGCTGGTGCGCTTCGTCTCCCTCGCGACGCCCGCGAATCACGCCATCGCCACGATCCTGACCTGCCTGGCGATCGGCTCGATGTTCTACGGCAACCTCATCGCCCTCGCCCAGAAGGACCTCAAGCGCCTCCTCGGCTTCTCCGCCATCGCGCACGCCGGCTATGCGCTCGTCGGCTTCGTCTCCCTCAGCGAGGCCGGGTACGGCGCTGCTCTGTATTACATCTCCGGCTACATGCTCATGGTCCTCGCCTGCTTCCTGGTGATCAGCCGGGTGGCGCGCGACGGCGCCAACGTCGGCATCGACGAACTCGCCGGCCTCCATCGCCGTTCCCCGCTGCTGGCGCTCACGCTGCTGGTCGGGCTTTTCGGCCTCGCCGGCATCCCGCCCTTCGTCGGGTTCATGGGCAAGCTCTCGCTCCTCACGGCGGCGTTCGCCCAGGGCCACGTGGCCCTGGTGGTGATCGCGATGCTCAACGCCGCGATCGCGATCTACTACTACCTGAACGTCGTTCGGAAGGCGGTGTTCGGCGAGAAGGTCGAGCACGCGGACGAAAGCCCGATCGTCCTCGACTGGCAGACCCGCGGCCTGTGCGTCGCGCTCATCGTCTGCATCGTCGCCCTCGGCGTCGTCCCCACCCCGGTCCTGGAGGGCTTCGGCCGCGCCGTGACCGACACGATCGCGCCGATCGCCACGACCATCGCGGGCCGGTAA
- a CDS encoding NADH-quinone oxidoreductase subunit M codes for MSSSCFTESLPLLSVLIFSPLVAAAVAALIGNERLLRWWAFLATSAIALVSLPLWSRFNPASAEFQFREQHAWIPALKIDYALGVDGISLLLVLLTTLIMPLCVLASWNYIKTRVKEFMICMLVMEAAMVGVFSALDAILFFIFWEAMLIPMALLIGVWGGPRKVYASLKFFIYTMAGSVMLLVALIALRLQTGSFSLPGMMGQPYSDTFQLWVFAAFFVSFAIKVPMFPFHTWLPAAHVEAPTAGSVILASVLLKMGTYGFLRFCLPITPHATAVFAPYILALSVVAILYGGFTALAQTDLKKLVAYSSVAHMGFATLGIFVLNVNGVEGATLVMINHGITTGALFICVGIIYERLHTRDLSAAAGIGKYMPVFTGFFGVFCLSSLAFPATNSFVGEFLVLAGSFSHSKWMTLCVVPGVILAAAYMLRTLQKVAYGSPQNPQHHDLTDLNFREVVTLLPLLVFVFWIGLHPQPFIDVMHASVLRILQQAGHAVPAAAAAVASVAG; via the coding sequence GTGAGCTCCTCCTGTTTCACCGAAAGCCTCCCGCTGCTCAGCGTGCTGATCTTCAGCCCGCTCGTCGCCGCCGCGGTGGCCGCCCTGATTGGCAATGAGCGCCTCCTGCGCTGGTGGGCGTTTCTTGCCACGTCTGCGATCGCGCTGGTCTCGCTGCCGCTGTGGAGCCGGTTCAACCCGGCGTCCGCCGAGTTCCAGTTCCGCGAACAGCACGCCTGGATCCCGGCGCTGAAGATCGACTACGCCCTCGGCGTCGACGGCATCAGCCTGCTGCTGGTCCTGCTGACGACCCTGATCATGCCGCTGTGCGTCCTGGCCTCCTGGAATTACATCAAGACGCGCGTGAAGGAGTTCATGATCTGCATGCTGGTCATGGAGGCCGCCATGGTCGGCGTGTTCAGCGCGCTCGATGCGATCCTCTTCTTCATCTTCTGGGAAGCGATGCTCATCCCGATGGCGCTGCTCATCGGCGTCTGGGGCGGCCCGCGCAAGGTGTACGCCTCGCTGAAGTTCTTCATCTACACCATGGCCGGCTCCGTGATGCTGCTCGTGGCGCTGATCGCCCTGCGCCTCCAGACCGGCAGCTTCAGCCTCCCGGGCATGATGGGGCAGCCGTACAGCGACACCTTCCAGCTCTGGGTCTTCGCCGCGTTCTTCGTCTCCTTCGCCATCAAGGTGCCGATGTTCCCGTTCCACACGTGGCTCCCCGCCGCGCACGTGGAGGCACCGACCGCGGGCAGCGTGATCCTCGCCAGCGTGCTCCTCAAGATGGGCACCTACGGTTTCCTGCGGTTCTGCCTGCCGATCACCCCGCACGCGACGGCCGTCTTTGCCCCGTACATTCTCGCGTTGTCCGTCGTCGCGATCCTCTACGGCGGCTTCACCGCCCTCGCCCAGACCGATCTCAAGAAGCTGGTCGCCTACTCCAGCGTCGCCCACATGGGCTTCGCCACGCTCGGCATCTTCGTTCTGAACGTGAACGGCGTCGAAGGCGCCACGCTGGTGATGATCAACCACGGCATCACGACCGGCGCGCTCTTCATCTGCGTCGGCATCATCTACGAGCGCCTGCACACGCGCGACCTCAGCGCCGCGGCCGGCATCGGCAAGTACATGCCCGTGTTCACCGGCTTCTTCGGCGTCTTCTGCCTCTCCTCCCTCGCCTTCCCGGCCACCAACAGCTTCGTCGGCGAGTTCCTGGTCCTGGCCGGCAGCTTCAGCCACTCCAAGTGGATGACGCTCTGCGTCGTCCCGGGCGTCATCCTGGCCGCGGCCTACATGCTCCGCACGCTGCAGAAGGTCGCCTACGGCAGCCCGCAGAACCCGCAGCATCATGACCTCACCGATCTCAACTTCCGCGAGGTCGTCACCCTGCTGCCGCTGCTGGTCTTCGTCTTCTGGATCGGCCTCCACCCGCAGCCGTTCATCGACGTGATGCACGCCAGCGTCCTTCGGATCCTCCAGCAGGCGGGGCACGCGGTGCCGGCCGCCGCCGCCGCGGTCGCCTCCGTTGCCGGCTGA